From one Lycium ferocissimum isolate CSIRO_LF1 chromosome 7, AGI_CSIRO_Lferr_CH_V1, whole genome shotgun sequence genomic stretch:
- the LOC132065817 gene encoding dihydropyrimidinase isoform X4, whose amino-acid sequence MEFLITLVSVFAIFSTFFPVSESNNNQVGDDIKVIDATGKFVMPGGIDPHTHLAMEFMGSETIDDFFSGQAAALAGGTTMHIDFVIPVNGSLSAGYEAYVKKAKRSCMDYGFHMAITKWNETVSEEMEIMVNEKGINSFKFFLAYKGSFMVNDELLMEGLKKCKSLGALAMVHAENGDAVFEGQKRMIELGITGPEGHALSRPPLLEGEATARAIRLASFVNTPLYVVHVMSIDAMEEVARARKSGQRVVGEPVVSGLLLNDSVLWDPDFHFAARYVMSPPIRAPGHGTALQAALATGLLQLVGTDHCTFNSTQKALGIGDFRKIPNGVNGMEERMHLVWDTMVASGQIPVTDYVRITSTECARIFNIYPRKGAILVGSDADIIIFNPNSSFKISSKSHHYRTDTNVYEGWRGKGKVEVTIAGGRVVWENDELKVIPGVGKYIEMPPFSYLFDGIDKADAKYLSSLRAPINRSTI is encoded by the exons ATGGAGTTTTTGATTACTTTGGTTTCTGTGTTTGCAATTTTCTCCACCTTTTTCCCTGTTTCTGAATCCAACAATAACCAG GTTGGTGACGATATCAAAGTCATCGATGCAACAGGAAAGTTTGTCATGCCAG GAGGAATTGATCCTCATACACACCTTGCTATGGAATTTATGGGATCTGAGACAATTGATGACTTCTTCAGTGGACAAGCGGCCGCATTAGCTGGTGGAACAACAATGCATATTGACTTTGTTATTCCGGTAAATGGAAGCTTATCTGCAGGTTATGAAGCGTATGTAAAGAAAGCTAAGAGGTCATGCATGGATTATGGTTTTCACATGGCAATTACAAAATGGAATGAAACTGTTTCAGAGGAGATGGAAATTATGGTCAACGAGAAAG GTATCAACTCTTTCAAGTTTTTCCTTGCCTACAAGGGCTCCTTCATGGTTAATGATGAGCTTCTCATGGAGGGGTTGAAGAAGTGCAAGTCCCTTGGTGCCTTAGCTATGGTTCATGCAGAAAATGGGGATGCTGTATTTGAAGGTCAAAAAAGAATGATCGAACTTGGCATTACTGGTCCAGAGGGACATGCACTATCAAGGCCTCCATTG CTGGAGGGAGAGGCTACTGCTCGAGCTATTCGTTTGGCTAGCTTTGTGAACACTCCATTGTATGTTGTTCATGTCATGAGCATTGATGCGATGGAAGAAGTTGCCAGAGCTCGGAAGTCAG GTCAACGAGTTGTTGGGGAGCCAGTAGTTTCAGGTTTACTTCTTAATGATTCAGTACTTTGGGACCCTGACTTCCATTTTGCAGCCAG GTATGTCATGAGTCCACCAATCAGAGCACCAGGTCATGGAACAGCTCTTCAAGCAGCTCTTGCGACGGGTCTTCTGCAG CTGGTAGGAACCGATCACTGTACCTTCAACTCAACTCAGAAAGCCCTAGGAATTGGTGATTTCCGTAAAATACCAAATGGTGTTAATG GTATGGAGGAGAGGATGCATTTAGTTTGGGATACAATGGTG GCATCTGGTCAAATACCTGTCACTGATTATGTTCGCATAACAAGCACTGAATG TGCTCGGATCTTCAATATCTATCCAAGGAAGGGAGCAATACTTGTTGGGTCTGATGCAGATATAATCATTTTTAATCCAAATTCGAGCTTCAAGATCAGTTCAAAGTCACACCATTATAGGACCGATACCAATGTCTATGAGGGTTGGAGAGGCAAG GGAAAAGTTGAAGTTACAATTGCAGGAGGAAGGGTTGTTTGGGAAAATGATGAGCTGAAAGTCATTCCTGGTGTTGGCAAGTACATTGAAATGCCACCTTTCAGTTATCTTTTTGACGGGATAGACAAGGCTGATGCAAAGTACCTCTCTTCCTTGAGAGCACCCATAAATCGGTCAACGATTTGA
- the LOC132065817 gene encoding dihydropyrimidinase isoform X1, whose protein sequence is MEFLITLVSVFAIFSTFFPVSESNNNQFLLKDGLNPFDLSQFCDAINIYGDPGCDVPSSVSSKLLIKGGTVVNAHHKEVADVYIEDGIIAAVQPNIKVGDDIKVIDATGKFVMPGGIDPHTHLAMEFMGSETIDDFFSGQAAALAGGTTMHIDFVIPVNGSLSAGYEAYVKKAKRSCMDYGFHMAITKWNETVSEEMEIMVNEKGINSFKFFLAYKGSFMVNDELLMEGLKKCKSLGALAMVHAENGDAVFEGQKRMIELGITGPEGHALSRPPLLEGEATARAIRLASFVNTPLYVVHVMSIDAMEEVARARKSGQRVVGEPVVSGLLLNDSVLWDPDFHFAARYVMSPPIRAPGHGTALQAALATGLLQLVGTDHCTFNSTQKALGIGDFRKIPNGVNGMEERMHLVWDTMVASGQIPVTDYVRITSTECARIFNIYPRKGAILVGSDADIIIFNPNSSFKISSKSHHYRTDTNVYEGWRGKGKVEVTIAGGRVVWENDELKVIPGVGKYIEMPPFSYLFDGIDKADAKYLSSLRAPINRSTI, encoded by the exons ATGGAGTTTTTGATTACTTTGGTTTCTGTGTTTGCAATTTTCTCCACCTTTTTCCCTGTTTCTGAATCCAACAATAACCAG TTTCTTTTGAAGGATGGTCTAAATCCTTTTGATCTTTCTCAGTTTTGTGATGCCATAAATATCTATGGAGATCCTGGGTGCGATGTTCCGTCTTCAGTTTCATCAAAATTACTGATAAAAGGAGGAACCGTAGTGAATGCTCATCATAAGGAGGTTGCCGATGTGTatatagaagatggaataaTTGCGGCAGTGCAGCCTAACATTAAG GTTGGTGACGATATCAAAGTCATCGATGCAACAGGAAAGTTTGTCATGCCAG GAGGAATTGATCCTCATACACACCTTGCTATGGAATTTATGGGATCTGAGACAATTGATGACTTCTTCAGTGGACAAGCGGCCGCATTAGCTGGTGGAACAACAATGCATATTGACTTTGTTATTCCGGTAAATGGAAGCTTATCTGCAGGTTATGAAGCGTATGTAAAGAAAGCTAAGAGGTCATGCATGGATTATGGTTTTCACATGGCAATTACAAAATGGAATGAAACTGTTTCAGAGGAGATGGAAATTATGGTCAACGAGAAAG GTATCAACTCTTTCAAGTTTTTCCTTGCCTACAAGGGCTCCTTCATGGTTAATGATGAGCTTCTCATGGAGGGGTTGAAGAAGTGCAAGTCCCTTGGTGCCTTAGCTATGGTTCATGCAGAAAATGGGGATGCTGTATTTGAAGGTCAAAAAAGAATGATCGAACTTGGCATTACTGGTCCAGAGGGACATGCACTATCAAGGCCTCCATTG CTGGAGGGAGAGGCTACTGCTCGAGCTATTCGTTTGGCTAGCTTTGTGAACACTCCATTGTATGTTGTTCATGTCATGAGCATTGATGCGATGGAAGAAGTTGCCAGAGCTCGGAAGTCAG GTCAACGAGTTGTTGGGGAGCCAGTAGTTTCAGGTTTACTTCTTAATGATTCAGTACTTTGGGACCCTGACTTCCATTTTGCAGCCAG GTATGTCATGAGTCCACCAATCAGAGCACCAGGTCATGGAACAGCTCTTCAAGCAGCTCTTGCGACGGGTCTTCTGCAG CTGGTAGGAACCGATCACTGTACCTTCAACTCAACTCAGAAAGCCCTAGGAATTGGTGATTTCCGTAAAATACCAAATGGTGTTAATG GTATGGAGGAGAGGATGCATTTAGTTTGGGATACAATGGTG GCATCTGGTCAAATACCTGTCACTGATTATGTTCGCATAACAAGCACTGAATG TGCTCGGATCTTCAATATCTATCCAAGGAAGGGAGCAATACTTGTTGGGTCTGATGCAGATATAATCATTTTTAATCCAAATTCGAGCTTCAAGATCAGTTCAAAGTCACACCATTATAGGACCGATACCAATGTCTATGAGGGTTGGAGAGGCAAG GGAAAAGTTGAAGTTACAATTGCAGGAGGAAGGGTTGTTTGGGAAAATGATGAGCTGAAAGTCATTCCTGGTGTTGGCAAGTACATTGAAATGCCACCTTTCAGTTATCTTTTTGACGGGATAGACAAGGCTGATGCAAAGTACCTCTCTTCCTTGAGAGCACCCATAAATCGGTCAACGATTTGA
- the LOC132065818 gene encoding uncharacterized protein LOC132065818, which yields MAKQREKNGSPSVPQFGAWDQKTGDNLNFSMVFSQARANKKQHGHNLAYHSPGNEQEMLGKHQEVSSPGKNSTTPVPQFGAWDSKTKGNPDNYVVSPKDRANKKPHKLNRTRQSVGNEQDLGRHQEVSPMARPKSVPHFGEWDQKSEGSPDYSKVSPQARANKRQHKHDLARRSLGNEQELGKHHEVSPGKNSPTAAPQYGTWDQKSGNNPNYPMASSQDRAKKKQHRHGLARHSLGTEQELGKHRDASPMKTGWLSVPQFGEWEQKTPSETNYSVVFSQARANRKKHKSDVTHRSYDFEQDLLFREREKAATRKKKKFLTYLSCCLPV from the exons ATGGCAAAACAAAGGGAG AAAAATGGATCGCCGTCTGTGCCTCAGTTTGGAGCGTGGGATCAAAAGACCGGGGACAACCTTAATTTTTCCATGGTATTCTCCCAAGCTCGTGCAAACAAGAAGCAGCATGGACATAATCTAGCATACCACAGTCCAGGAAATGAGCAAGAAATGCTTGGCAAGCACCAAGAGGTCTCATCACCCGGG aaaaacagTACTACTCCGGTGCCTCAATTTGGAGCATGGGATTCAAAGACTAAGGGCAATCCTGATAATTATGTGGTGTCCCCCAAAGATCGTGCCAACAAGAAGCCACATAAACTTAATAGAACACGCCAAAGCGTAGGAAATGAGCAAGACCTTGGCAGGCACCAAGAGGTTTCACCAATG GCTCGTCCAAAGTCTGTCCCTCATTTTGGAGAGTGGGATCAAAAGAGTGAGGGTAGTCCTGATTACTCGAAAGTGTCCCCCCAAGCTCGTGCCAACAAAAGGCAGCATAAACATGATTTAGCACGACGCAGCTTGGGAAATGAACAAGAGCTTGGCAAGCATCACGAGGTATCACCCGGG AAAAATAGTCCTACGGCAGCGCCTCAGTATGGAACATGGGATCAGAAGAGCGGGAACAACCCAAATTATCCCATGGCGTCGTCCCAAGATCGTGCCAAAAAGAAGCAGCATAGACATGGTTTAGCACGCCACAGCCTGGGAACTGAGCAAGAGCTTGGCAAACACCGAGATGCTTCACCTATG AAAACTGGTTGGTTGTCAGTACCTCAATTTGGAGAGTGGGAGCAAAAGACTCCGAGTGAGACCAATTATTCTGTGGTGTTCTCTCAAGCGCGCGCCAACAGGAAGAAGCATAAGAGTGATGTAACTCATCGTAGCTATGACTTTGAGCAGGATCTTCTATTCAGGGAGCGAGAGAAAGCTGCCACG aggaaaaagaagaagttccTGACTTACCTTAGTTGCTGTCTTCCTGTATGA
- the LOC132065817 gene encoding dihydropyrimidinase isoform X3, with amino-acid sequence MEFLITLVSVFAIFSTFFPVSESNNNQFCDAINIYGDPGCDVPSSVSSKLLIKGGTVVNAHHKEVADVYIEDGIIAAVQPNIKVGDDIKVIDATGKFVMPGGIDPHTHLAMEFMGSETIDDFFSGQAAALAGGTTMHIDFVIPVNGSLSAGYEAYVKKAKRSCMDYGFHMAITKWNETVSEEMEIMVNEKGINSFKFFLAYKGSFMVNDELLMEGLKKCKSLGALAMVHAENGDAVFEGQKRMIELGITGPEGHALSRPPLLEGEATARAIRLASFVNTPLYVVHVMSIDAMEEVARARKSGQRVVGEPVVSGLLLNDSVLWDPDFHFAARYVMSPPIRAPGHGTALQAALATGLLQLVGTDHCTFNSTQKALGIGDFRKIPNGVNGMEERMHLVWDTMVASGQIPVTDYVRITSTECARIFNIYPRKGAILVGSDADIIIFNPNSSFKISSKSHHYRTDTNVYEGWRGKGKVEVTIAGGRVVWENDELKVIPGVGKYIEMPPFSYLFDGIDKADAKYLSSLRAPINRSTI; translated from the exons ATGGAGTTTTTGATTACTTTGGTTTCTGTGTTTGCAATTTTCTCCACCTTTTTCCCTGTTTCTGAATCCAACAATAACCAG TTTTGTGATGCCATAAATATCTATGGAGATCCTGGGTGCGATGTTCCGTCTTCAGTTTCATCAAAATTACTGATAAAAGGAGGAACCGTAGTGAATGCTCATCATAAGGAGGTTGCCGATGTGTatatagaagatggaataaTTGCGGCAGTGCAGCCTAACATTAAG GTTGGTGACGATATCAAAGTCATCGATGCAACAGGAAAGTTTGTCATGCCAG GAGGAATTGATCCTCATACACACCTTGCTATGGAATTTATGGGATCTGAGACAATTGATGACTTCTTCAGTGGACAAGCGGCCGCATTAGCTGGTGGAACAACAATGCATATTGACTTTGTTATTCCGGTAAATGGAAGCTTATCTGCAGGTTATGAAGCGTATGTAAAGAAAGCTAAGAGGTCATGCATGGATTATGGTTTTCACATGGCAATTACAAAATGGAATGAAACTGTTTCAGAGGAGATGGAAATTATGGTCAACGAGAAAG GTATCAACTCTTTCAAGTTTTTCCTTGCCTACAAGGGCTCCTTCATGGTTAATGATGAGCTTCTCATGGAGGGGTTGAAGAAGTGCAAGTCCCTTGGTGCCTTAGCTATGGTTCATGCAGAAAATGGGGATGCTGTATTTGAAGGTCAAAAAAGAATGATCGAACTTGGCATTACTGGTCCAGAGGGACATGCACTATCAAGGCCTCCATTG CTGGAGGGAGAGGCTACTGCTCGAGCTATTCGTTTGGCTAGCTTTGTGAACACTCCATTGTATGTTGTTCATGTCATGAGCATTGATGCGATGGAAGAAGTTGCCAGAGCTCGGAAGTCAG GTCAACGAGTTGTTGGGGAGCCAGTAGTTTCAGGTTTACTTCTTAATGATTCAGTACTTTGGGACCCTGACTTCCATTTTGCAGCCAG GTATGTCATGAGTCCACCAATCAGAGCACCAGGTCATGGAACAGCTCTTCAAGCAGCTCTTGCGACGGGTCTTCTGCAG CTGGTAGGAACCGATCACTGTACCTTCAACTCAACTCAGAAAGCCCTAGGAATTGGTGATTTCCGTAAAATACCAAATGGTGTTAATG GTATGGAGGAGAGGATGCATTTAGTTTGGGATACAATGGTG GCATCTGGTCAAATACCTGTCACTGATTATGTTCGCATAACAAGCACTGAATG TGCTCGGATCTTCAATATCTATCCAAGGAAGGGAGCAATACTTGTTGGGTCTGATGCAGATATAATCATTTTTAATCCAAATTCGAGCTTCAAGATCAGTTCAAAGTCACACCATTATAGGACCGATACCAATGTCTATGAGGGTTGGAGAGGCAAG GGAAAAGTTGAAGTTACAATTGCAGGAGGAAGGGTTGTTTGGGAAAATGATGAGCTGAAAGTCATTCCTGGTGTTGGCAAGTACATTGAAATGCCACCTTTCAGTTATCTTTTTGACGGGATAGACAAGGCTGATGCAAAGTACCTCTCTTCCTTGAGAGCACCCATAAATCGGTCAACGATTTGA
- the LOC132065817 gene encoding dihydropyrimidinase isoform X2 encodes MEFLITLVSVFAIFSTFFPVSESNNNQDGLNPFDLSQFCDAINIYGDPGCDVPSSVSSKLLIKGGTVVNAHHKEVADVYIEDGIIAAVQPNIKVGDDIKVIDATGKFVMPGGIDPHTHLAMEFMGSETIDDFFSGQAAALAGGTTMHIDFVIPVNGSLSAGYEAYVKKAKRSCMDYGFHMAITKWNETVSEEMEIMVNEKGINSFKFFLAYKGSFMVNDELLMEGLKKCKSLGALAMVHAENGDAVFEGQKRMIELGITGPEGHALSRPPLLEGEATARAIRLASFVNTPLYVVHVMSIDAMEEVARARKSGQRVVGEPVVSGLLLNDSVLWDPDFHFAARYVMSPPIRAPGHGTALQAALATGLLQLVGTDHCTFNSTQKALGIGDFRKIPNGVNGMEERMHLVWDTMVASGQIPVTDYVRITSTECARIFNIYPRKGAILVGSDADIIIFNPNSSFKISSKSHHYRTDTNVYEGWRGKGKVEVTIAGGRVVWENDELKVIPGVGKYIEMPPFSYLFDGIDKADAKYLSSLRAPINRSTI; translated from the exons ATGGAGTTTTTGATTACTTTGGTTTCTGTGTTTGCAATTTTCTCCACCTTTTTCCCTGTTTCTGAATCCAACAATAACCAG GATGGTCTAAATCCTTTTGATCTTTCTCAGTTTTGTGATGCCATAAATATCTATGGAGATCCTGGGTGCGATGTTCCGTCTTCAGTTTCATCAAAATTACTGATAAAAGGAGGAACCGTAGTGAATGCTCATCATAAGGAGGTTGCCGATGTGTatatagaagatggaataaTTGCGGCAGTGCAGCCTAACATTAAG GTTGGTGACGATATCAAAGTCATCGATGCAACAGGAAAGTTTGTCATGCCAG GAGGAATTGATCCTCATACACACCTTGCTATGGAATTTATGGGATCTGAGACAATTGATGACTTCTTCAGTGGACAAGCGGCCGCATTAGCTGGTGGAACAACAATGCATATTGACTTTGTTATTCCGGTAAATGGAAGCTTATCTGCAGGTTATGAAGCGTATGTAAAGAAAGCTAAGAGGTCATGCATGGATTATGGTTTTCACATGGCAATTACAAAATGGAATGAAACTGTTTCAGAGGAGATGGAAATTATGGTCAACGAGAAAG GTATCAACTCTTTCAAGTTTTTCCTTGCCTACAAGGGCTCCTTCATGGTTAATGATGAGCTTCTCATGGAGGGGTTGAAGAAGTGCAAGTCCCTTGGTGCCTTAGCTATGGTTCATGCAGAAAATGGGGATGCTGTATTTGAAGGTCAAAAAAGAATGATCGAACTTGGCATTACTGGTCCAGAGGGACATGCACTATCAAGGCCTCCATTG CTGGAGGGAGAGGCTACTGCTCGAGCTATTCGTTTGGCTAGCTTTGTGAACACTCCATTGTATGTTGTTCATGTCATGAGCATTGATGCGATGGAAGAAGTTGCCAGAGCTCGGAAGTCAG GTCAACGAGTTGTTGGGGAGCCAGTAGTTTCAGGTTTACTTCTTAATGATTCAGTACTTTGGGACCCTGACTTCCATTTTGCAGCCAG GTATGTCATGAGTCCACCAATCAGAGCACCAGGTCATGGAACAGCTCTTCAAGCAGCTCTTGCGACGGGTCTTCTGCAG CTGGTAGGAACCGATCACTGTACCTTCAACTCAACTCAGAAAGCCCTAGGAATTGGTGATTTCCGTAAAATACCAAATGGTGTTAATG GTATGGAGGAGAGGATGCATTTAGTTTGGGATACAATGGTG GCATCTGGTCAAATACCTGTCACTGATTATGTTCGCATAACAAGCACTGAATG TGCTCGGATCTTCAATATCTATCCAAGGAAGGGAGCAATACTTGTTGGGTCTGATGCAGATATAATCATTTTTAATCCAAATTCGAGCTTCAAGATCAGTTCAAAGTCACACCATTATAGGACCGATACCAATGTCTATGAGGGTTGGAGAGGCAAG GGAAAAGTTGAAGTTACAATTGCAGGAGGAAGGGTTGTTTGGGAAAATGATGAGCTGAAAGTCATTCCTGGTGTTGGCAAGTACATTGAAATGCCACCTTTCAGTTATCTTTTTGACGGGATAGACAAGGCTGATGCAAAGTACCTCTCTTCCTTGAGAGCACCCATAAATCGGTCAACGATTTGA